ggtagggttttaattcaagttctagacttaactgagcaaacacaattcagttattgttttggagtgaataaaaagccaaatagatgtcatggaatacctaaattatttggattagtcaatctaaattcataatttatagtttgcaagttcattttggaacATAATTGTATCAGAACTATGCGTAAAAAAATAACCTCATTTTATGACaaactaaaaatgttcaagtaaaataatacaaggattgccttggaattaatattccaatctgaatgttattaatcaatgtcatattcaacatattaataataattattattacaataataaattattactctagttttttcaaaacaaatacgttttcaaactcaatagcccaatgaaatttttattccaaaatcactggttaggatcaatgatcaataacagcataacgtaaaatgaaatgtttattcattcacctttcaaatgttttgctttgaataggcctacaaagaaatcgaaacgtatttttacaatatagtttggagagcatgctcagttgaattgtcccgctgcaatcagctgtttccgttatgctataatgccaacaatacaacagcaaaatattgtgaatttccctcatgtcttctgcgttaaagtcctggactcaaataagtcgagaacttgatagaccccagagtttagaagataaaatcgtgactcagaaagtcaatttagacctgAGAGCTTATTtgagtcctggactctgtaagtccagtaCTTATagatcccaagctcggaaaccagccctaaaGTCTCCACCTATATAAATTCTGTTACCATGCACACTCACATAATCAAGGCACAATTTATTCCAGTTTATGCATAAATTGATCAAAGAACAGGTTATAGAACAGTACACTGAAACaacaagaagagaaaaattACTGTGGATGATACAAACTGCCTCAAAAACTCGTTCCACACAAGTTTATTTAAACATTATCACCAATACCACAATATATAGATAGCAACACCTCCATTCTTATGGAGGTTCTATGCAATTGTGAACCACTCTACTCGTTGAGGGAATTGAGGGAGGAGTCCCTTTTTCGCAGATTCAGCACCTCCACAACATGAATAGCAATGCAATCTTCATTATTGTGTGTGACAgaattttgacgtgacaacgtcttataaattggtttgccaggtgacacttcaagaaactgtgtTACACTCCGcattatgcgctcacaatgagagcgagtgagagcgttcgtttcggttcacggtcgtctggaaagagcatgattaggagcagtggcgagcaatcTATGCAGCAGGCAATCTATGCAACCTGCACAGGCGCCACAAGCAAtatcctgcgactgcgccactacttcCCAGGCTGGCAACGTTCTTCGTACTAtacaaatgaatattcacattaaaattattttaccactcaaagttgttgtcacgtaaaactttcgcccctataccaactttacaggcaaccatgcaatttttttttgatACTGCCTATCTGGAGACCCCAGTCCTTGGCAACGACTTCAAGTattcaaataagtaagtaagtatggGTAGAGCAACAATAGATTGCTCCTAGATTCATTGACCTTCCacaagttgaattttattataaaatttagcTTCTTCCTTGTCCAGTCagtgttcacacacacacacataggaTATCAGGTTTTTCATTATGAAGAAAAAATTGTCAGAAGATTGAACTTTGTTCtttaacattgaacatttataaAACATAGATGCAGGTACTCATTTATCACagctatatagtgaggtccacgttataatgacagtggataaagatagaagaatagcgatgccgattctcttcattaattaattatatttctagacTGTCAAagacataattggcatcgttgtggacctagaaaaggatggtaccaccggctttgtcgaatgatagacaaggatagaaaaaccaaagtttgtcaaatactgtcattataacgtggaccccactatatcTACTACCATACTTTACCTTAGGGGAGGCTTGGTGTGACGAAAAGGCTTCCTGTTAATTTTCTTGTAGAATCTAAAATCATGCCAACATGCAGGTTGGAAAAACTTATCTATATCTTCTGCGGCAACCTCAAGAATGAAATACTTGTATATTTTACTTTCTGGCAGTACACAGGTTTGGAACTGAATTGATTAACTAAAGACAGGAGATCTACCATGGGTGCAAGTCTGGAGACAAAGATCCATTCTCTATTGTCTTCCTGATATTCTTTTTCAAGAATATAGTTCTACATAGAACTTTAGTATATTATTTCTTCCTTGGAAATGTCAACAACAGCTGATGTCAAGCGGCGTGTGTCAacttttgaatgccgaggcatgtgTGGGACGCTTACTGACGAACGTACACTGCCTCGCCGAGGCTTCTGTGCGCCCATCAATACTCGCCGTGTACTTTCAGCTGTGTGGGAGCGGGAACGTGCAGCGTGGGAAATAatggaataatattctattgctATAtctgattattaattattgataaaccaTAATTCTTCCATGGAATTTCTTATTCCATTTCTAGACTTAAATTTACTTTACATCAATTCACTTTGAAATCTTTTCGATTCATTTTTACCTAACctagttttcaaaattttaggCATTAATATTGCAGCTtgcaatctctttctctctattaaTATTAAAGCATGAAATTAAAAAACGTTCTGAACTGTAAACCTTTAGCTTCAGAAGTTTTAACTCATTATTTAAAGCAATGCAACGAGCCTCCTTGGACGTCTTATTTTGTCAAGTATAGTAGTGTGAAAAATGATCATCGTGGCCTTTCACACTTCAATTGGGAAGTAGGGGAAAGTAATTACCATGTCTTAAGAACGGGTTGTTTTCCTTACATCAAATACCATTGCACAAAGCGACCATATCAAGATCTTTCTTTAGATAATCAGTTGATGGGCattataaaaattctcaatCTTGGTATGTACGCTAAGGACAAGCTAACATAATATTACTGTAATCAATAACATATTAAACTGCACTTTGCCGTGCATTTTTTATTAGCTTATTGCCTGTCTGTTGAActttctattaatttttttctacttcaattaaaaaaaatcaatagggTCCCTTTGcagtttacaaaataatatcactGACAGACCTTCAACAACTCTTTTATTTTCCTCATGAAATAGGTTGTAATATTGTGGTTTGAATATTAAGTTCAAACTTTTATTGTAATCGTGTATCCAATGTTAAAGAAAaaacacataaatattgtaatattaattcGGGGCCACACCTACTATGCAGCTTTTTGATCCTACATCGTATCCTATGTCCATACACATAGATGCACCCACCCTTCAAGTTCATGGACGCACCCTCCcctaaatttagaaaaaaattcagCTTCCACcccatataaaaaaaaaattgcccCCCATGAATTTCAAGGTCGCAGTCTGCGTCCGAACCCCTCCCCTTCGTGTGGGTACCGTGTCGATATTTGTATGTGGTGGAGGGGTGGCGCTATAACAGATTGGCATGAACCATTCTAGGTCGTTGTCATGTGTGTGATCATGTCAAAGCTCTGCTTGACAGGTGTGTCCCCGGATTTATAATGGCTTGTGACATAGATTCATAGATTTATTTTAACTATAAGTTATAAGTGATGAAGGTATAATAAGTTGAGTTATAAGTGTTTGCTAACCATTATCCCGTTGGGAGGATGTTTGTTTTAGAACAGCTTTGATAAAAGTTGATCATCAAAATGCAAGATTAAGTGGTTTGAAAGCCACCTAAGCCTACAACTCCACTTTAGCTTGAATCTCAAAGACAAAAATAGCAGAACATCGTCGAATGGTATTGTCGTTAGTGATACCCGTcttactagaaaaatattcgTCAACTATTAGTTAAACTACTAATAGTAGTTGACTACTAAAGTTACAgcttcatattttttataaagataatcaattttaatttacatatttttaatttataggTATACCAACATTGATGTATGGCATAGCAGCTATAGCATTGATCAAGCACAAAGAACTGGTCAAAACACCAAATGGCGAAGTGTATATTTACTTTTTATTAGAAGAAAACAAAGGATCCTatcattgataacattattcaattttatatgtaTGTATAAATTAAAAGATATACTTAtacaaaatatcaattattgcaGTGCACCTTATCTCCACATCCATATATGAACCAATGTCTATTGTCGAACAAGTCTGTTTTCAGCCTTTAGTTTGGCTATCCTTTGAAGAGACTTTTTTGCAGCTTGGTGAATTAACCCTTCCAATGGATCTGTAAAGATAATTAGAAACGTAATTCCTTGAAACTTacattttatgataatattaaaacttataaaaaatgtaaattttcctTCAATGTATTTATGGAGTTACCTTGTAAAGTTTACGAAGTTGAATATAAACACAAAGCATTATTTACAATTCTTTATGAAAATTCCTACTgttgaaaattaaatgaaatttctACTTTTACGAAACTCTGCCAAAGATAGCGATGAGGATAATTCACATAAATAGTGTTTGACCCAGCAATTGCAACAATATCCAAATTGCTCTGATTCTCCTGCTGGAAGTGTAACTGCTTGGGGCCAGCTCCACTTACTGACAAGCATGACACTCGAAACTGCTTCCTGGGACCCATTGCATGTTAATATACAAGCTGATAATACCAGTAGTCAGCTGGTTGTTACAATTAGGAAAATATTCAACTATTAGCTTGTATTTTAACAGGCATTAGGCCCCTAGTTGTTCAAAACCATCCTAAAACAGCAATTCCCATTCAATAACAACATCACCTACCACTATCCCCGCGATTACAACTCATATTTGCATGCCCTAtgcagaaaataaataaaactgctGGGTAGTGAACGATTGAGATTTATAAAATACTtacaaattttatgttttccttgcattggaaattttatGGGTAAAATATGTGGATCTTCACAAATGAAAACGAATGGAGAATCACTCTCTCCGTCAGGATATTTCTCTCTGTATTCTTCTTGAGGTAAGCAGTCCTTCACCGAAACACAACCCAGCAGACAACTCACAGGATACTCTGatggaaatttcaaatcatcTCCTGAAAAGGagtaattaatttgataaatattcaAAGAATCTATTCTATTGTAAGATTATCTATATTttgcaaattcaaatttattagtaATTCTTAGTAAATCCATACATGAAAAATAATACCGGgtgagcataaattattgaacacatttcataggtgagtaaaaaaatatcaaataatagtaGCGCGCCTATTTTTGTGGCAAACGTTGGTGTACCTGCTATAATTTGTGATGACCTTCATCGAAACACAGTCGGCTCAATGGTGGGGGTGACAGAGCCTCAGTTGAGCAATGGCTACCGTGCAGGAGAAAGCTATGTGCGTTCTGTGGCTTCACGAAAGCAAATCGGTTATTACTGTTCAAAGACGTTTTCGTTTAGAGTATGGCCGTGATCCTCCTTCTAACAACTCCATTAAACGTtggtatcaacaatttaaagacaCAGGAAATGTTTTGCACATGAAAGGTGCTGGCAGGCCTACTGTATCCGAGGAAGTAGTCGATCGAGTAAGGGAAGCATTTCTGAGAAGCCCAAGTAAATCGACTCGTCGTGCGAGTTTAGAACTTGGCATACCGCAGTCGACAATTGTGAAAGTGCTACACAAACGCCTAAAATTGCATGCGTACAAAATTCAATTGTTGCATAACATTAAAGAAGACGATAAACCACGCTGTTACAGTAACATCAGCTCGCTATGTTCAAATGCTCAACAACTTGCTTATTCCTGAACTTCGACGATTTCATGTGAATGAGAACACTCTTATTCAACAAGATGGAGCAACTAGCCATATGGATAGAGTATCAATATTGAACTTATGAGAAACCTTCTTCCGAACCGCTTGATAGTAGGAATGGGGGGGGCGTTATTCAGTGACCTCCCCCATCATATATACTATTCAATACTTTAGTAGTACCGTAATTAATCTTATCTATAAAAGTAATTGAAACACTGAAAACTCTATTTACATAGTTTCATGTTgaactaattattaatttaggatTAAACACAGATTATTATACCCAGTAACAATGTTCATCCCATCTAAGCTCGTGTCATTATTTTTATGGGGatatctcaagtcaaagatttTTGAGAATCGTTCAGCAACAAAACAGGACTTGAAAATGCGGGTAATACTGAAACTTAGTGCAATAACACTAAAGAGCGTGTTAATGATaattttagtgtgagaattggaCAATGTGTGCAAAATGATGGTCGCCAACCTAACTGGagtaatattcaaaaagttaaaaTGTTTCTCTTTATAACCAAATATATTTCCATTTGGTTTCATACAATTTGTGTAAAGCatgacttgaaaatattttctgcgaattttattctaatacctatgtgtaaccttatctaaatttgggagaggaatagcacatgGTTAccatatttttcctctccctattattttgatgatgttcttattgtatgaatggaGAATAAAGTGCTATTTGACTGCCCCATCTTGTAGTCGAgaatgaattatgaataattcagatcttaataaaaaaatgttaagtTAAATAGAACATTTTCTATCATTTGGCACAAATCTTTAATGAATGTTTCGTATATCCCAGGTTGAAAGCCACCAGCATGAAACttaattgatttcaaaaataattttcttggtAGCGTTATCTTCCTCTTTCATAATATATAGAtctaatatattaatatcaataCGTCAACGTAATTTTATTGAAGCGCACCTGATTTGAGTAGACGATAAGATTCTTCGATGTTTGTGACATCTTCAGGCAGTGGCGGTTTGGACGCTGCTGCTATCCATAACCTGCCTCTATGAGCTGTATACCATGTTCGTCCTTCATGCCTGAAATGCGGTTATTATTAAGCTTACATGATgacaaaacaagaataaaatgaaacatttttctatcatttggcACAAGGCGCTAACCCCATAGATATTTTGTGTACCCTAGGTTGGGCTAATGAACTAAAGCTAATTTCTGTAAAATCAAGTTGGTATGGCAGCTAATTTATAAAAGAATAttagaaacaataataattcatacatgaattacaaaatgaattgaatttggtACAATCACGaatcaagaaaaaaatttaatgaaatttgatcaGCATACACTGTGGCACACCATGATTTAAAGGCAGAGCCCTTGAATTCATTCCTCCAATTGATATGACCTGCCTTCGATCCCTCAAATAGGACTTAAGGGCCAGAAGAACAACACCACCTTTACTATATCGCTCAATCTTGCCATTCACTATTTCATGGGGTACGCAGTCAAACGCTTTACTCAAGTCACACAGTGTCAGTAATAGGCAGTTGGTTCCCTCAAAAGCTTCTTCTATCCTTCCTATAAGGTAATAAACTGCTGTCACAGTCCACTTATTCTTCCTGAAATCATGCTGGCGGTCAGAAAAAAAGCTCATTAGTCTCAAAGAACTCCACCAGCTGTATCTTCATCACTGTCTCAAAGATCTTTGGCAAAAACTGGAATGACAGATTTGCGTCTATAGCTATTCATAGCGCAAGGATCTCATTTCTTGTAGATAGGTATTTTGCGCgcagttttcaacaaatcagggAACATTTCAGCCCTCAAACACTTGTTGATAATCTCAGACAAAGGCGGGCAATGAGAGTAGTCATACCGTAGATATCTTGGCTGTTTCATGTTTTAAAGTTGgagataatttttatgatgtCAGTTGGTGTCACTACCTGCCAGTAAAGTTTTCTCACTCTACTTGACTTCACCGTACCAAGTTTCTCATTTGTAGTTGGTATAGCCGAAATAATCTGTTCAATATTCTGCATAAGAATTTCATTGAACTCTTCAGGACTAGCCGAAACAAGCAACTCCAGATGCTCTCAAGGGACCTCTGATTTTATTTATCAGATTCCTAGCAGCTTTACAAGGGTTGATGCACTCTCAGTCTCCTGAAAATTTGCACACTTTTGGCTTCATTGATCTTACATTTGTAGGGCCTATGCTTTTCATTTTGTGATACAATGTACATAAGTTTTCTTTTTCCATTGAACTAGTACTGACTGCATAGTTGTTTCTCACCATCAGTATCAAACTTCTGAACCTGGACAACTCAGGCAAAACCCGAGACCTCACCTTTCTAGAGTTAccatttttttttagaatagaatatataatagaattttTAGACCTAGAGATTCGTTTTAAAAGCttcaatggaaaaattgaattgaagatttcatcaattttgcCAAAAAACGTATTATAAGCCTCCTCATGCTCTTTTCCCTGTAGTCCAATATCCCAGTTGACTTGTGACACAGCGTCTTTGAATCCAGGGAGGGTGCTTTCATCAATCTTTATAGCTCCTCTAGAATAATTACAAACCAAGCAGGGAATTGAGAAGATTCACTCACAATATGGATGTTGGCTGTCATCATCACTGCACTATGATTAGCAACAAGAGGTACAATAACATGTACTCTGGACCTTAAGGAATTCATATTTGTTGCAATGTTGGCCAAGCAGCGATCTCCTCTAGTGGGCATCTGTGATATACTGTAACATAGAgatacaatttttcaattggaGACATATTATTTCCTGTACAAAAAGTATATTGCCAAACAATATTAGGCTACCTGTTTTTTGCACttttgaatagttttaaatttttccaTGATTggctatttttaatttattttacaggagcatcaAAGAAAAAGAAACATTCGGCACATTTTACCGAAGGATGGGTGGAATTTCTTAGTAAACGTGTTGCTAAAGAAGTGGCCGCAAACCTCAATAATCAGCAAATCAGTAGCCAGAAAAAGAGTCGATATTATGACCACATTTGGAACATCAAATATTTACCAAGGTAGGCAAAGTGGTATTCTTGTTTGTAATGATGTCCCAATATGTTAAAACCTCATATCGCTGCCCACGCCCAATGTCATATATTTATCTGGgcatttatcaacaaaatagaTAAagccaaggtacctagaataaatgtattctaggtacattggataaAGCTATTTATTTAGAACGTTGTTAACTTGTATTGTGGTTATTTTCAAAGAAATCATAATACCAGAGGGGGGAATAATAAACTGTCTTTGAGACAACACCGATTGCAGCTGTACGAGAAATGCCCTCTCATATTGGAGCGAAGTTGTATGATGATTTACCTACCGAGCTGCAGTCCTTGTCAGATATCAGAATATTCAAGAGTGGAGTATATAAATTCCCTGTTTCAAAATCCTACTACAGTTTGAAGGATTTTGGTGGTAGAAGGTAGCGTAGTTTGTTAGAACTCTAGTTTTCATAAATGTCTTCCACGTGTGCTCGTTTATTGTGAACTTATTAAGACATATTATTGTTACTTATTGAGACATGACATTGTTTTGACGTTATTCAACTGTAGATTGTGAAATGTTCTGTGTTGAATGAAAATGTGATcttatcttgaatattttatcttatGTTATCTTTTATGTTTTAAAAGTCATTGAATATTCATGAAGACAAAGAGAGAGACATGActataaagttttcaattatattataatacatgGTGTTAACTAAATAATGACTAgattgcaaataaattcatgtaaAGCAGCTGAAAAGagcagatatatatatatatatatactcacCATAGAAAACTTTTCATCTCATCTCAAAAGTGAATAAAATGTCTTCTGTTTTGGATCTAGTAGCTGTAGGTATATCAATAATTCAAGCCGTCAATAGGCCTCACAACTGTTGTATATCAGACGGGAACGACAACTCAACGAGCCCAACCGATAACACGGTGGTGACCTGGCTAAAGACGTTTGTTCATTCCCAGGTTTAAACCCGGGATCTCAATGCTTGCACTATATCCACTATAGTTAGATTCaggttataaagtcagcatctgattaacattggtttgttACCTTTGTCTGTCAT
The sequence above is drawn from the Nilaparvata lugens isolate BPH chromosome 2, ASM1435652v1, whole genome shotgun sequence genome and encodes:
- the LOC111046574 gene encoding uncharacterized protein C15orf61, with the translated sequence MKLKNVLNCKPLASEVLTHYLKQCNEPPWTSYFVKYSSVKNDHRGLSHFNWEVGESNYHVLRTGCFPYIKYHCTKRPYQDLSLDNQLMGIIKILNLGIPTLMYGIAAIALIKHKELVKTPNGEVYIYFLLEENKGSYH
- the LOC111047012 gene encoding activator of basal transcription 1, with product MRRYNFSIGDILFPVQKVYCQTILGYLFFALLNSFKFFHDWLFLIYFTGASKKKKHSAHFTEGWVEFLSKRVAKEVAANLNNQQISSQKKSRYYDHIWNIKYLPRFKWIHLSERLEYERAVYKQRMRAEIAQVKREASNFAQNVEISEKLAKKKLKNPGNVVLHYKQRKTNDEILKSKSSDSKDEDRTEFLSSLFG